In Crassostrea angulata isolate pt1a10 chromosome 4, ASM2561291v2, whole genome shotgun sequence, one genomic interval encodes:
- the LOC128182503 gene encoding dehydrogenase/reductase SDR family member 12-like — protein sequence MSIYRSGVWFVKGLREYTKSGFQSASKNFNNADLEVNVNGRAFMITGANSGIGKCAAIAIAQKGGIVHMVCRDVTRGEEARQEIITQTGNQDVHLHQLDMSKPRDIFKFAKSFRESGKVLDVLINNAGCMVNTREVTEDGLEKNFATNTLGTHVLTTELIPLLLEREKPRVITVSSGGMLTQKLDTKDLQFEKMQPFDGTMSYAQNKRQQVVMTAEYAKQYPKVHFSSMHPGWADTPAVRSAMPSFYEKMKTRLRSADEGADTVVWLALSDAALSHPSGLFYQDRTPVATHLPLAWSKSTPQECAQLMTQLDQIAQQFKE from the exons AAGTGGTTTCCAATCAGcttcaaaaaatttcaataatgcTGATCTTGAGGTCAATGTTAATGGCAGAGCCTTCATGATAACTGGAGCAAACAGTGGAATAGGAAAGTGTGCAGCTATTGCTATTGCCCAAAAAG GTGGTATTGTACACATGGTGTGTAGAGATGTGACTCGCGGAGAGGAAGCCAGACAGGAAATCATCACACAGACAGGCAACCAG GATGTGCACTTGCATCAACTTGATATGTCCAAGCCTAGAGATATATTTAAGTTTGCCAAGAGCTTCAGAGAATCAGGAAAAGTCCTTGATGTCTTG aTTAACAATGCTGGCTGTATGGTTAATACAAGGGAAGTTACTGAGGATGGTTTGGAAAAGAATTTTGCTACAAATACTCTAG GAACCCATGTCCTGACTACTGAACTGATTCCTCTGTTGTTGGAGAGAGAGAAACCTAGAGTG ATAACTGTTTCATCTGGAGGAATGCTAACCCAGAAATTAGATACCAAAGATCTACAGTTTGAAAAGATGCAGCCTTTTGATGGCACCATGTCTTATGCTCAAAACAAGCGTCAACAGGTTGTCATGACAGCAGAGTACGCAAAACAGTATCCCAAGGTGCACTTCTCCAGTATGCATCCAGGATGGGCAGACACACCAG CGGTGCGGTCAGCTATGCCCAGTTTTTATGAGAAGATGAAGACTCGCCTGCGGTCGGCAGATGAGGGGGCGGACACAGTCGTCTGGCTTGCCCTGTCTGATGCAGCACTGTCACACCCCAGTGGGCTGTTTTATCAAG ATCGGACCCCAGTAGCAACACACCTGCCTCTGGCCTGGTCCAAGTCCACCCCCCAGGAATGTGCCCAGCTTATGACCCAGCTAGACCAAATTGCCCAACAGTTCAAGGAATGA